Proteins co-encoded in one Ralstonia sp. RRA genomic window:
- the urtC gene encoding urea ABC transporter permease subunit UrtC codes for MTTTQFKLDIPARMPLLSRRGWSALVLVSLIVCIGAPVCALLVPEGSPLHLSAYALTLIGKIMCYALAALALDLVWGYCGILSLGHGVFFALGGYAMGMYLMRSIGREGVYKSDLPDFMVFLDWKELPWFWHGTEHFAWAMLLVILVPGVLAWLFGFFAFRSRVKGVYLSIITQAMTYAAMLLFFRNETGFGGNNGFTDFKRILGFPISALPTRTVLFVATFIALVLAFIACRAIVTSKFGRVVTAIRDAEARVMFSGYNPLGYKLFVWTFSAVLCGIAGALYVPQVGIINPGEMSPGNSIEMAVWVAVGGRGTLIGPIIGAFLVNGAKTLLTAWVPEYWLFVLGAIFVLVTLYLPNGVLGVLGKLRMQKRAPAQGKAPEAKAATAAPPAGDHA; via the coding sequence ATGACGACGACTCAATTCAAACTCGATATTCCGGCGCGCATGCCGTTGCTGTCGCGGCGCGGGTGGTCTGCGCTGGTGCTGGTGTCGCTCATCGTCTGCATCGGGGCGCCGGTGTGTGCACTGCTGGTGCCGGAGGGCAGCCCGCTGCATCTGTCGGCGTATGCGCTCACGTTGATCGGCAAGATCATGTGCTACGCGTTGGCTGCGCTGGCGCTCGACTTGGTGTGGGGCTACTGCGGCATTTTGAGCCTCGGCCACGGCGTGTTCTTCGCGCTGGGCGGCTATGCGATGGGCATGTACCTGATGCGCTCCATCGGCCGCGAAGGCGTGTACAAAAGCGACCTGCCGGATTTCATGGTCTTCCTCGACTGGAAGGAGTTGCCCTGGTTCTGGCACGGCACCGAGCACTTCGCGTGGGCCATGCTGCTGGTGATTCTGGTGCCCGGTGTGCTCGCGTGGCTGTTCGGCTTCTTCGCCTTCCGCTCGCGTGTGAAGGGCGTTTACCTGTCGATCATCACGCAAGCGATGACGTACGCGGCCATGCTGCTGTTCTTCCGCAACGAAACGGGCTTTGGCGGCAACAACGGCTTTACAGACTTCAAGCGCATTCTCGGCTTCCCGATCTCGGCATTGCCGACGCGCACGGTGCTGTTTGTCGCCACGTTCATCGCACTGGTGCTCGCCTTCATTGCCTGCCGGGCTATCGTCACCTCCAAGTTCGGCCGCGTCGTCACCGCCATCCGCGATGCCGAGGCGCGCGTGATGTTCTCCGGCTACAACCCGCTCGGCTACAAGCTGTTCGTGTGGACGTTCTCGGCGGTGTTGTGCGGGATTGCGGGCGCGCTGTACGTGCCGCAGGTCGGCATCATCAACCCGGGTGAGATGTCGCCGGGCAATTCGATCGAAATGGCGGTGTGGGTGGCTGTGGGCGGACGTGGCACGTTGATTGGCCCGATCATCGGCGCGTTCCTTGTCAACGGCGCCAAGACGTTGCTCACGGCGTGGGTGCCGGAGTACTGGCTGTTCGTGCTCGGTGCGATTTTTGTGCTGGTGACGCTGTATCTGCCGAACGGCGTGCTGGGGGTGTTGGGCAAGCTGCGTATGCAGAAGCGCGCGCCTGCACAAGGCAAGGCACCTGAAGCCAAGGCGGCCACTGCCGCACCGCCCGCCGGAGACCACGCATGA
- the urtD gene encoding urea ABC transporter ATP-binding protein UrtD yields MSTFTELPDRAETGTATGMGHLVEPDTIDVSHGAILYLEDVTVRFGGFRALNALTLSIDHGELRCIIGPNGAGKTTMMDVITGKTGPRNADVTGRVFLGQSIDLLRLTEPRIAQIGIGRKFQKPTVFEQHTVWENLELAMKADKRWWVSLRARLLNDGRQRIEETLGRIHLEAEAYRPAGLLSHGQKQRLEIGMLLMQQPQLLLLDEPVAGMTDEETMQLATLLNGLRGSCSIMVVEHDIEFVAALAGETGRVTVLAEGSVLAEGTLDAVKRDERVIESYLGR; encoded by the coding sequence ATGAGCACTTTCACCGAACTCCCGGACCGCGCGGAGACCGGCACCGCCACTGGCATGGGCCACCTGGTCGAGCCGGACACGATTGACGTTTCGCACGGCGCCATCCTGTATCTCGAAGATGTGACGGTGCGCTTTGGCGGCTTTCGCGCGCTGAACGCGCTCACGCTGTCGATTGACCACGGCGAGCTGCGCTGCATCATCGGCCCCAACGGCGCCGGCAAGACCACGATGATGGACGTGATCACCGGCAAGACCGGGCCGCGCAACGCCGATGTGACGGGCCGCGTCTTCCTCGGCCAGAGCATCGACCTGCTGCGCCTGACCGAGCCGCGTATCGCGCAGATCGGCATCGGCCGCAAGTTCCAGAAGCCCACGGTGTTCGAGCAGCACACCGTGTGGGAAAACCTGGAGCTGGCGATGAAGGCTGACAAGCGCTGGTGGGTGTCGCTGCGCGCGCGCCTGCTGAACGACGGCCGCCAGCGCATCGAAGAAACGCTCGGCCGTATTCACCTGGAGGCGGAAGCGTATCGGCCCGCCGGGCTGCTCTCGCATGGCCAGAAGCAGCGGCTGGAGATCGGCATGTTGCTGATGCAACAGCCGCAACTGCTGCTGCTCGACGAGCCCGTCGCCGGCATGACGGATGAAGAGACGATGCAGCTTGCCACGCTGCTCAACGGCCTGCGCGGCTCATGCTCGATCATGGTGGTGGAGCACGACATAGAGTTCGTTGCCGCGCTGGCGGGGGAGACGGGGCGCGTGACCGTGCTGGCGGAAGGCAGCGTCCTGGCCGAAGGCACGCTCGATGCCGTCAAGCGTGACGAGCGCGTGATCGAATCCTACCTAGGGCGCTGA
- the urtE gene encoding urea ABC transporter ATP-binding subunit UrtE, with protein sequence MLTIAQLNQFYGGSHILRNVSFEVPAGKLTTLLGRNGVGKTTLLKCLMGVVPTASGAIDWEGHAIQKLPAYERVSQGLAYVPQGREIFPRLTVEENLLIGAAAKRAPSKVPDSIYELFPVLKEMKGRRGGDLSGGQQQQLAIGRALMSEPRLLILDEPTEGIQPSIIQEIGRTLRRLVDEFGMSVLLVEQYYDFARSIADRYVVMSRGEVIAQGDGANMEADGVRDLVAV encoded by the coding sequence ATGCTGACCATTGCTCAACTGAACCAGTTCTACGGCGGCAGCCACATCCTGCGCAATGTCAGCTTCGAGGTGCCGGCAGGCAAGCTGACCACGCTGCTCGGCCGCAACGGCGTCGGCAAGACGACGCTGCTCAAGTGCCTGATGGGCGTCGTTCCCACCGCCAGCGGCGCGATCGATTGGGAAGGGCATGCTATCCAGAAGCTGCCCGCGTACGAGCGTGTTTCGCAGGGCCTCGCCTATGTGCCGCAGGGCCGCGAGATCTTTCCGCGCCTGACGGTAGAAGAGAACCTGCTGATCGGGGCCGCCGCCAAGCGTGCGCCATCCAAGGTGCCCGATTCGATTTACGAGCTGTTCCCGGTGCTCAAGGAGATGAAGGGGCGGCGCGGGGGCGATCTCTCCGGCGGGCAGCAGCAGCAACTGGCCATCGGTCGCGCGTTGATGAGCGAGCCGCGCCTGCTGATCCTGGACGAGCCGACCGAGGGCATCCAGCCGTCGATCATTCAGGAGATTGGCCGCACACTGCGCCGGCTGGTGGATGAATTCGGCATGTCGGTGCTGCTGGTCGAGCAGTACTACGACTTCGCCCGCAGCATTGCCGATCGCTACGTCGTCATGAGCCGCGGCGAGGTGATCGCCCAGGGCGATGGCGCCAACATGGAAGCCGATGGCGTACGTGATCTGGTCGCTGTTTGA
- a CDS encoding urease accessory protein UreD, producing MRHPDFPVPPQTDSFASWEASLRLAFARRGGRTVLAECRHRGPLRVQKALYPEGEGVCHVVMLHPPAGIAGGDVLDIDVELGTDAHAVLTTPGATKWYKSLGRTATQRVAIRAEAGARLDWLPQENIVFNQACPVIDLTLDLAPGATAIGWDTTMLGRHAAGESWAEGRIAMHTALRCNGRPLWIESAAFDAQSPVLNTTTGMAGFHVVGTLWAVGEGATEALAEAMAEHLPYNDTLRAGVTCLTQDVPGLPNVLLLRVLAQRPEDARALLSQTWLTLREPMHGVAGRPLRLWAT from the coding sequence ATGCGCCATCCCGATTTTCCTGTTCCGCCGCAGACCGATTCTTTCGCGTCCTGGGAAGCCTCCCTGCGGCTGGCGTTTGCGCGCCGGGGGGGACGGACCGTGCTGGCCGAGTGCCGCCATCGTGGACCGCTGCGTGTGCAGAAGGCGTTGTACCCGGAAGGCGAGGGTGTGTGCCATGTGGTCATGCTGCACCCGCCAGCAGGTATTGCCGGCGGCGATGTGCTCGACATCGACGTCGAACTGGGCACCGATGCGCATGCCGTGCTGACCACGCCCGGCGCAACCAAGTGGTACAAGTCGCTCGGCCGTACGGCCACGCAGCGGGTTGCCATCCGTGCGGAAGCCGGGGCGCGGCTCGACTGGCTGCCGCAAGAGAACATCGTCTTCAACCAAGCGTGCCCGGTCATCGACCTGACGCTGGACTTGGCCCCTGGCGCCACCGCCATTGGCTGGGATACCACCATGCTCGGCCGTCACGCCGCCGGCGAGTCGTGGGCCGAAGGTCGCATCGCCATGCATACGGCATTGCGCTGCAACGGCCGGCCGCTGTGGATCGAGTCGGCCGCATTCGACGCGCAATCGCCCGTGTTGAACACGACGACGGGCATGGCGGGTTTCCATGTCGTCGGCACACTCTGGGCGGTAGGCGAGGGCGCCACCGAAGCCCTGGCCGAAGCGATGGCCGAACACCTGCCGTACAACGACACCCTGCGTGCTGGCGTGACGTGTCTCACTCAGGATGTGCCTGGATTGCCAAACGTTTTGCTGCTGCGCGTGCTCGCACAGCGGCCCGAAGATGCACGTGCGTTGCTGTCACAGACATGGCTGACGCTGCGCGAACCGATGCACGGCGTGGCGGGCCGTCCGCTGCGCTTGTGGGCGACGTAA
- the ureA gene encoding urease subunit gamma translates to MELTPREKDKLLIFTAALLAERRKGRGLKLNYPEAVAFISAAIMEGARDGRTVAELMHYGTTLLSREDVMDGVAEMIPDIQVEATFPDGTKLVTVHHPIV, encoded by the coding sequence GTGGAACTGACCCCGCGCGAAAAAGACAAGCTGCTGATCTTCACCGCTGCCTTGCTGGCCGAGCGCCGCAAAGGCCGCGGCCTCAAGCTCAACTACCCGGAAGCCGTCGCCTTCATCAGCGCCGCGATCATGGAAGGTGCGCGCGATGGCCGCACGGTGGCCGAGTTGATGCACTACGGCACCACGTTGCTCTCACGTGAAGACGTGATGGACGGCGTGGCCGAGATGATTCCCGATATCCAAGTCGAAGCCACATTCCCGGACGGTACCAAGCTGGTTACCGTCCATCACCCGATTGTTTGA
- a CDS encoding HupE/UreJ family protein has translation MTHTLSRFVRPTAAIALTLGASIAFAHPGHPGHTAEGSLLAGFLHPLTGADHLLAMVAVGVWSALASRSVRDALWAPIAFVSLMVIGALLGAGGVALPMAEPMIAASLLVFGLLIAARAQLPTWGGALLCGAFALFHGYAHGTEFPAGAQAMFPYFVGGFAVATALLHTAGIGAGFALKPRLAWLARLSGVGVALYGAGLLAAAV, from the coding sequence ATGACGCACACCCTGTCTCGCTTCGTCCGGCCCACTGCGGCTATTGCGCTTACGCTGGGCGCTTCCATTGCCTTCGCGCACCCGGGGCATCCGGGCCATACCGCCGAGGGCAGCCTGCTCGCCGGTTTCCTGCATCCGTTGACCGGCGCCGACCACCTGCTGGCAATGGTGGCCGTGGGCGTGTGGAGTGCACTGGCCTCGCGTTCGGTTCGTGATGCGCTGTGGGCGCCGATTGCCTTCGTCTCGCTGATGGTCATCGGTGCACTGCTCGGCGCAGGCGGTGTGGCGTTGCCGATGGCCGAGCCGATGATCGCCGCATCGCTGCTGGTGTTCGGCCTGCTGATTGCCGCGCGCGCACAACTGCCGACATGGGGTGGCGCGCTCCTGTGCGGCGCGTTTGCACTGTTCCACGGCTATGCGCACGGCACGGAATTCCCGGCTGGCGCACAGGCCATGTTCCCGTACTTCGTTGGCGGCTTTGCCGTAGCGACGGCGCTGCTGCATACCGCCGGTATCGGCGCAGGGTTTGCGCTCAAGCCGCGCCTGGCTTGGCTGGCGCGTCTGTCGGGTGTGGGCGTGGCGCTGTACGGCGCGGGCCTGCTGGCTGCGGCCGTCTGA
- a CDS encoding urease subunit beta: MIPGELLPQDGELELNVGRPTLTVTVANTGDRPVQIGSHYHFYEVNDALRFDRDATRGYRLNIAAGTAVRFEPGQERTVELVALAGDRVVYGFAGRVMGKL; encoded by the coding sequence ATGATCCCCGGTGAACTCCTGCCGCAAGACGGCGAACTCGAATTGAACGTGGGCCGGCCCACGCTGACGGTGACGGTGGCCAACACCGGTGACCGCCCCGTGCAGATCGGCTCGCACTACCACTTCTATGAAGTCAACGACGCGCTGCGCTTTGACCGCGATGCCACACGTGGCTACCGGCTGAACATCGCTGCTGGCACTGCCGTGCGCTTCGAGCCGGGGCAGGAACGCACGGTCGAACTCGTGGCGCTGGCTGGCGACCGCGTGGTCTACGGCTTTGCGGGCCGTGTGATGGGCAAGCTGTAA
- the ureC gene encoding urease subunit alpha, giving the protein MTLKINRRAYAEMFGPTTGDRLRLADTDLIVEVERDFTVYGEEVKFGGGKVIRDGMGQSQRESKDCADTVITNALIIDHWGIVKADIGLKNGRIAAIGKAGNPDIQPGVTIVIGPGTEIIAGEGMIVTAGGVDTHIHFICPQQIDEALNSGVTTMIGGGTGPATGTYATTCTSGPWYMQRMLQAADAYPMNIGFLGKGNGSLPGALREQVDAGAIGLKLHEDWGSTPAAIDCCLGVAEDTDTQVAIHTDTLNESGFVEATVAAFKGRTIHTYHTEGAGGGHAPDIIRVCGESNVLPSSTNPTRPFTVNTLDEHLDMLMVCHHLDASIAEDIAFAESRIRRETIAAEDILHDLGAFSMISSDSQAMGRVGEVVLRTWQTAHKMKVQRGKLAGDPNDARGGHDNFRVKRYVAKYTINPALTHGIAHEVGSVEVGKWADLVLWKPAFFGVKPSLILKGGMIASAAMGDANASIPTPQPVHYRPMFGSAGGALGRTSLSFLSQSAAAAGVAESYGLAKTTAVVKGTRSVTKADMIHNDWQPDISVDPETYQVVADGMVLTCEPAEVLPMAQRYFLF; this is encoded by the coding sequence ATGACACTCAAGATCAACCGCCGCGCCTATGCGGAAATGTTCGGCCCCACCACAGGGGATCGCCTCCGCCTGGCCGACACCGACCTCATCGTCGAAGTCGAACGCGACTTCACCGTCTACGGCGAGGAAGTCAAATTCGGCGGCGGCAAGGTCATCCGCGACGGCATGGGCCAGAGCCAGCGCGAATCGAAGGACTGCGCCGACACCGTCATCACCAACGCGCTGATCATCGACCACTGGGGCATCGTCAAAGCCGACATCGGTTTGAAGAACGGCCGCATCGCAGCGATCGGCAAGGCAGGCAACCCGGACATCCAGCCCGGCGTGACCATCGTCATCGGGCCGGGCACCGAGATCATCGCGGGCGAGGGCATGATCGTCACCGCAGGCGGCGTCGACACGCACATCCACTTCATCTGCCCGCAGCAGATTGACGAAGCGCTCAACAGCGGTGTGACGACGATGATTGGCGGCGGTACAGGGCCGGCCACCGGCACCTACGCCACCACGTGCACATCCGGCCCGTGGTACATGCAGCGCATGCTGCAGGCCGCCGATGCCTACCCGATGAACATCGGCTTCCTGGGCAAGGGCAACGGCAGTCTGCCGGGTGCGCTGCGCGAGCAGGTCGACGCCGGCGCGATCGGCCTGAAGCTGCACGAAGACTGGGGCTCTACGCCCGCCGCCATCGACTGCTGCCTGGGCGTGGCCGAGGATACCGACACGCAGGTCGCCATCCACACCGATACGTTGAACGAATCGGGCTTTGTGGAGGCCACCGTTGCGGCGTTCAAGGGCCGCACGATCCACACGTATCACACCGAAGGCGCGGGCGGCGGGCATGCGCCCGACATCATCCGCGTGTGCGGCGAGTCGAACGTGCTGCCGTCGTCGACGAACCCAACGCGGCCGTTCACCGTCAACACGCTGGACGAGCACCTCGACATGCTGATGGTGTGTCATCACCTCGACGCGTCCATTGCCGAAGACATCGCCTTTGCCGAGAGCCGCATCCGCCGCGAAACGATCGCTGCCGAAGATATCCTGCACGACCTGGGCGCGTTCTCGATGATCTCCAGCGACTCGCAGGCCATGGGCCGCGTCGGCGAAGTCGTGCTGCGTACCTGGCAGACCGCGCACAAGATGAAGGTGCAGCGCGGCAAGCTGGCAGGGGACCCGAACGATGCGCGTGGTGGGCACGATAACTTCCGCGTGAAGCGCTACGTGGCGAAGTACACGATCAACCCGGCGCTCACGCACGGCATTGCGCACGAAGTCGGCTCCGTTGAAGTCGGCAAGTGGGCGGACTTGGTGCTGTGGAAGCCCGCGTTCTTTGGCGTGAAGCCCAGCTTGATCTTGAAGGGCGGCATGATTGCCTCGGCGGCGATGGGTGATGCCAATGCGTCGATCCCCACGCCGCAGCCTGTTCACTATCGGCCGATGTTTGGATCGGCAGGTGGGGCGCTGGGGCGCACGTCGTTGAGCTTCCTGTCGCAATCGGCTGCTGCTGCCGGTGTGGCGGAAAGCTATGGCCTTGCCAAGACCACGGCGGTGGTCAAGGGCACGCGCAGCGTTACCAAGGCGGACATGATTCATAACGACTGGCAGCCTGACATCAGCGTGGATCCGGAGACTTATCAGGTGGTAGCGGATGGGATGGTGCTGACTTGCGAGCCGGCTGAGGTGTTGCCGATGGCGCAGCGGTATTTTTTGTTTTAG